The Ipomoea triloba cultivar NCNSP0323 chromosome 13, ASM357664v1 genomic interval TTTTGATCAAAgtaaaaaggaaagaaaagaaaagaaaaaaaacacacacacaagaaAGAATAGAGATGGTTTTCATTTTACTAAAGAAGAGCATGAATATAATAACATAAAGACACATTTTAATtagaagatgatgaaaatggGAGAAGATTAACAAGGTGTGTGtctatacataaatacatacatatatatatatatatatatatatatatatatatatatatatatatatactaattcaAATGCGGGCAATGCTTCTCAGTTCTCCACATAAtagtgcatttctgaacactgtgtggtgtatttatGTGTATTAATGGTGAATGATCGCACGACCGCACAAGAAGCATTGTCCCTGCACGGGCACGCATATANAGAAGCATTGTCCCTGCACGggcacgcatatatatatatatatatatgtatgtgtgtatatgtatatgagaTAAAATTTAAGGAATAATTTAGGAAATAAAGGATGTTTAAATTTATTGCAAAGtgaaaacacaatatatataatggtagcAATCAAGAGGTAATTTACAACGGATCATAAGCCTACACTCTCTCTTCTTCCACTCCATCCCAGATATATAAACTACAACATTCCACtccatcctatatatataaactacaaTAATAGAACCCCAGCAAGTCAAGTTCTCCTGTTAATTTTAttaaccacaaagttacaagttcaacaCCTAACGGAGCAGCGTATTGATCTTTCTAGTTTAAGCCAATGTCGAATTTTATCATCAAGTGCACAATTTCGGATAGTAGCTGCGAGTTTCCATAATAactcaaacaaaaaaactaCAATACTCCATTttcatacacatatatagataGAGATGTATCTATAACCTAGGTAGAAAAGCAAACACTTAGTATGTTACATACCTTGTTGTGTTCTCTTCATGGTCCTAAAGTTCTTGAGATTCTTGATGGCCTTAGAAATTGGAGAGCCGAGGATGTTGCCAAGCATAGGCATCATGAGGACTCAATTGCGCTCCATGAGGAAACAGATTTGGTGTGAGGTTGTATAGAGGTAGGGAAGAGGAGGGTTCCGGCAGGCCGTGGTGGTCCGCTCcggccggcggcggcggcggaggggaCTCAATAGGGAATTGCGCGGCGGAGTCCGGCGGGTCGTCTTCAAGAATCGGCAATCTTTCATAAGTGGCGTTAGCGAAGGTGGCGGCGATGACCATGACGGGTCCGGCGGCCACGAGCGGGCCCACCACGCTCCCGCCAACCACCTGGCCCTGAACGCCGGCCAAGTACACCGTGAGCCCGGTGGCGCCGGGCGGGGACGGCCCGGGGAGGAACGTCCCGGCCAACGACAGAATCTCGAACCGACCTTGCAGCATCACGGCGGCGCCGGCCGCCGTGGGCTGCCGAAGCGTCACGTTGGCGACGGCGCCGTTGCCGCTGAGGACGCAAACGCCTCTCTGCCGCCGCCGCGCGAACTGCGCTATGCTCTCCGCCACGTCCGTCCCGCCGGCGATCTCCATCACGTGACTCCGCAGCCCGTTCGGGGTGTCGCGCGTGACGAAAATCGGCGGTTTCGGCTTGTTTTTCGACCCCGGCGGCCGCCCCCTCGGCCGCTTTGTGCCCACTTCAAGAACCGCCCCTTCTCTAcactcatcttcttcttcattattatcataattcTCTCTGCTCTCTTCATTACTATTATCGCCATTATTGTTGCTTTCGGTAATCAAGGAGAGCTCTTTGGTGAGTAAAGGCGAGCAAATCCCCGCCGCCGCCGGCAAGCCCACCTGTCCACCCCACCACATCTTCGCCAGACTGAAGATCAGACTCACAACTCCGATCAAACTTTATAGTCTACAGATTCAAGAGTAAAACTACAGAAAACAAGAAATGGAATAGCTTAGCTCTCTTttaatgcattatattatatatatagacacatatatacatatatagtaagggggaggggtggggtggggtaTAAAAGAGATGGAATTAGATGCAGCCGGTGTATTTCATGGAATCAAGTAAAGGAGAAAGGTTCCCCACGGTAAGTTTATAGGTGGTAGATTTTGGGTAAAGACCCAAGATCTAGCCCCGACAATAGTGTGGGAGTTACACTTAAATATGGTGGGCTCTTTGTGCACAGAAAACATTGATCCCTTCATCTAATGGACAACTGAATCACCATGATTTACGCATCTAATGAACAGTTGAATCACCATGGCTTACTCATCTAATGGACAGCTAAATCACTATAATTTACTCATTCGCTATCCTGTCAGGGCCTCGAGGACGATGGAATTGAATTTAATTAGCCTTTTGTGAACAAGGGAGAAAGAATTGATGATGACAATATAGAAGCTAGCTAGGGTATGTGATGATGTATGTATTATAGTTATAtcaagaactttttttttttttttaaaaaaaagaaaacaaaaacaaaaacaaaaaaaaaaaaaaNNNNNNNNNNNNNNNNNNNNNNNNNNNNNNNNNNNNNNNNNNNNNNNNNNNNNNNNNNNNNNNNNNNNNNNNNNNNNNNNNNNNNNNNNNNNNNNNNNNNNNNNNNNNNNNNNNNNNNNNNNNNNNNNNNNNNNNNNNNNNNNNNNNNNNNNNNNNNNNNNNNNNNNNNNNNNNNNNNNNNNNNNNNNNNNNNNNNNNNNNNNNNNNNNNNNNNNNNNNNNNNNNNNNNNNNNNNNNNNNNNNNNNNNNNNNNNNNNNNNNNNNNNNNNNNNNNNNNNNNNNNNNNNNNNNNNNNNNNNNNNNNNNNNNNNNNNNNNNNNNNNNNNNNNNNNNNNNNNNNNNNNNNNNNNNNNNNNNNNNNNNNNNNNNNNNNNNNNNNNNNNNNNNNNNNNNNNNNNNNNNNNNNNNNNNNNNNNNNNNNNNNNNNNNNNNNNNNNNNNNNNNNNNNNNNNNNNNNNNNNNNNNNNNNNNNNNNNNNNNNNNNNNNNNNNNNNNNNNNNNNNNNNNNNNNNNNNNNNNNNNNNNNNNNNNNNNNNNNNNNNNNNNNNNNNNNNNNNNNNNNNNNNNNNNNNNNNNNNNNNNNNNNNNNNNNNNNNNNNNNNNNNNNNNNNNNNNNNNNNNNNNNNNNNNNNNNNNNNNNNNNNNNNNNNNNNNNNNNNNNNNNNNNNNNNNNNNNNNNNNNNNNNNNNNNNNNNNNNNNNNNNNNNNNNNNNNNNNNNNNNNNNNNNNNNNNNNNNNNNNNNNNNNNNNNNNNNNNNNNNNNNNNNNNNNNNNNNNNNNNNNNNNNNNNNNNNNNNNNNNNNNNNNNNNNNNNNNNNNNNNNNNNNNNNNNNNNNNNNNNNNNNNNNNNNNNNNNNNNNNNNNNNNNNNNNNNNNNNNNNNNNNNNNNNNNNNNNNNNNNNNNNNNNNNNNNNNNNNNNNNNNNNNNNNNNNNNNNNNNNNNNNNNNNNNNNNNNNNNNNNNNNNNNNNNNNNNNNNNNNNNNNNNNNNNNNNNNNNNNNNNNNNNNNNNNNNNNNNNNNNNNNNNNNNNNNNNNNNNNNNNNNNNNNNNNNNNNNNNNNNNNNNNNNNNNNNNNNNNNNNNNNNNNNNNNNNNNNNNNNNNNNNNNNNNNNNNNNNNNNNNNNNNNNNNNNNNNNNNNNNNNNNNNNNNNNNNNNNNNNNNNNNNNNNNNNNNNNNNNNNNNNNNNNNNNNNNNNNNNNNNNNNNNNNNNNNNNNNNNNNNNNNNNNNNNNNNNNNNNNNNNNNNNNNNNNNNNNNNNNNNNNNNNNNNNNNNNNNNNNNNNNNNNNNNNNNNNNNNNNNNNNNNNNNNNNNNNNNNNNNNNNNNNNNNNNNNNNNNNNNNNNNNNNNNNNNNNNNNNNNNNNNNNNNNNNNNNNNNNNNNNNNNNNNNNNNNNNNNNNNNNNNNNNNNNNNNNNNNNNNNNNNNNNNNNNNNNNNNNNNNNNNNNNNNNNNNNNNNNNNNNNNNNNNNNNNNNNNNNNNNNNNNNNNNNNNNNNNNNNNNNNNNNNNNNNNNNNNNNNNNNNNNNNNNNNNNNNNNNNNNNNNNNNNNNNNNNNNNNNNNNNNNNNNNNNNNNNNNNNNNNNNNNNNNNNNNNNNNNNNNNNNNNNNNNNNNNNNNNNNNNNNNNNNNNNNNNNNNNNNNNNNNNNNNNNNNNNNNNNNNNNNNNNNNNNNNNNNNNNNNNNNNNNNNNNNNNNNNNNNNNNNNNNNNNNNNNNNNNNNNNNNNNNNNNNNNNNNNNNNNNNNNNNNNNNNNNNNNNNNNNNNNNNNNNNNNNNNNNNNNNNNNNNNNNNNNNNNNNNNNNNNNNNNNNNNNNNNNNNNNNNNNNNNNNNNNNNNNNNNNNNNNNNNNNNNNNNNNNNNNNNNNNNNNNNNNNNNNNNNNNNNNNNNNNNNNNNNNNNNNNNNNNNNNNNNNNNNNNNNNNNNNNNNNNNNNNNNNNNNNNNNNNNNNNNNNNNNNNNNNNNNNNNNNNNNNNNNNNNNNNNNNNNNNNNNNNNNNNNNNNNNNNNNNNNNNNNNNNNNNNNNNNNNNNNNNNNNNNNNNNNNNNNNNNNNNNNNNNNNNNNNNNNNNNNNNNNNNNNNNNNNNNNNNNNNNNNNNNNNNNNNNNNNNNNNNNNNNNNNNNNNNNNNNNNNNNNNNNNNNNNNNNNNNNNNNNNNNNNNNNNNNNNNNNNNNNNNNNNNNNNNNNNNNNNNNNNNNNNNNNNNNNNNNNNNNNNNNNNNNNNNNNNNNNNNNNNNNNNNNNNNNNNNNNNNNNNNNNNNNNNNNNNNNNNNNNNNNNNNNNNNNNNNNNNNNNNNNNNNNNNNNNNNNNNNNNNNNNNNNNNNNNNNNNNNNNNNNNNNNNNNNNNNNNNNNNNNNNNNNNNNNNNNNNNNNNNNNNNNNNNNNNNNNNNNNNNNNNNNNNNNNNNNNNNNNNNNNNNNNNNNNNNNNNNNNNNNNNNNNNNNNNNNNNNNNNNNNNNNNNNNNNNNNNNNNNNNNNNNNNNNNNNNNNNNNNNNNNNNNNNNNNNNNNNNNNNNNNNNNNNNNNNNNNNNNNNNNNNNNNNNNNNNNNNNNNNNNNNNNNNNNNNNNNNNNNNNNNNNNNNNNNNNNNNNNNNNNNNNNNNNNNNNNNNNNNNNNNNNNNNNNNNNNNNNNNNNNNNNNNNNNNNNNNNNNNNNNNNNNNNNNNNNNNNNNNNNNNNNNNNNNNNNNNNNNNNNNNNNNNNNNNNNNNNNNNNNNNNNNNNNNNNNNNNNNNNNNNNNNNNNNNNNNNNNNNNNNNNNNNNNNNNNNNNNNNNNNNNNNNNNNNNNNNNNNNNNNNNNNNNNNNNNNNNNNNNNNNNNNNNNNNNNNNNNNNNNNNNNNNNNNNNNNNNNNNNNNNNNNNNNNNNNNNNNNNNNNNNNNNNNNNNNNNNNNNNNNNNNNNNNNNNNNNNNNNNNNNNNNNNNNNNNNNNNNNNNNNNNNNNNNNNNNNNNNNNNNNNNNNNNNNNNNNNNNNNNNNNNNNNNNNNNNNNNNNNNNNNNNNNNNNNNNNNNNNNNNNNNNNNNNNNNNNNNNNNNNNNNNNNNNNNNNNNNNNNNNNNNNNNNNNNNNNNNNNNNNNNNNNNNNNNNNNNNNNNNNNNNNNNNNNNNNNNNNNNNNNNNNNNNNNNNNNNNNNNNNNNNNNNNNNNNNNNNNNNNNNNNNNNNNNNNNNNNNNNNNNNNNNNNNNNNNNNNNNNNNNNNNNNNNNNNNNNNNNNNNNNNNNNNNNNNNNNNNNNNNNNNNNNNNNNNNNNNNNNNNNNNNNNNNNNNNNNNNNNNNNNNNNNNNNNNNNNNNNNNNNNNNNNNNNNNNNNNNNNNNNNNNNNNNNNNNNNNNNNNNNNNNNNNNNNNNNNNNNNNNNNNNNNNNNNNNNNNNNNNNNNNNNNNNNNNNNNNNNNNNNNNNNNNNNNNNNNNNNNNNNNNNNNNNNNNNNNNNNNNNNNNNNNNNNNNNNNNNNNNNNNNNNNNNNNNNNNNNNNNNNNNNNNNNNNNNNNNNNNNNNNNNNNNNNNNNNNNNNNNNNNNNNNNNNNNNNNNNNNNNNNNNNNNNNNNNNNNNNNNNNNNNNNNNNNNNNNNNNNNNNNNNNNNNNNNNNNNNNNNNNNNNNNNNNNNNNNNNNNNNNNNNNNNNNNNNNNNNNNNNNNNNNNNNNNNNNNNNNNNNNNNNNNNNNNNNNNNNNNNNNNNNNNNNNNNNNNNNNNNNNNNNNNNNNNNNNNNNNNNNNNNNNNNNNNNNNNNNNNNNNNNNNNNNNNNNNNNNNNNNNNNNNNNNNNNNNNNNNNNNNNNNNNNNNNNNNNNNNNNNNNNNNNNNNNNNNNNNNNNNNNNNNNNNNNNNNNNNNNNNNNNNNNNNNNNNNNNNNNNNNNNNNNNNNNNNNNNNNNNNNNNNNNNNNNNNNNNNNNNNNNNNNNNNNNNNNNNNNNNNNNNNNNNNNNNNNNNNNNNNNNNNNNNNNNNNNNNNNNNNNNNNNNNNNNNNNNNNNNNNNNNNNNNNNNNNNNNNNNNNNNNNNNNNNNNNNNNNNNNNNNNNNNNNNNNNNNNNNNNNNNNNNNNNNNNNNNNNNNNNNNNNNNNNNNNNNNNNNNNNNNNNNNNNNNNNNNNNNNNNNNNNNNNNNNNNNNNNNNNNNNNNNNNNNNNNNNNNNNNNNNNNNNNNNNNNNNNNNNNNNNNNNNNNNNNNNNNNNNNNNNNNNNNNNNNNNNNNNNNNNNNNNNNNNNNNNNNNNNNNNNNNNNNNNNNNNNNNNNNNNNNNNNNNNNNNNNNNNNNNNNNNNNNNNNNNNNNNNNNNNNNNNNNNNNNNNNNNNNNNNNNNNNNNNNNNNNNNNNNNNNNNNNNNNNNNNNNNNNNNNNNNNNNNNNNNNNNNNNNNNNNNNNNNNNNNNNNNNNNNNNNNNNNNNNNNNNNNNNNNNNNNNNNNNNNNNNNNNNNNNNNNNNNNNNNNNNNNNNNNNNNNNNNNNNNNNNNNNNNNNNNNNNNNNNNNNNNNNNNNNNNNNNNNNNNNNNNNNNNNNNNNNNNNNNNNNNNNNNNNNNNNNNNNNNNNNNNNNNNNNNNNNNNNNNNNNNNNNNNNNNNNNNNNNNNNNNNNNNNNNNNNNNNNNNNNNNNNNNNNNNNNNNNNNNNNNNNNNNNNNNNNNNNNNNNNNNNNNNNNNNNNNNNNNNNNNNNNNNNNNNNNNNNNNNNNNNNNNNNNNNNNNNNNNNNNNNNNNNNNNNNNNNNNNNNNNNNNNNNNNNNNNNNNNNNNNNNNNNNNNNNNNNNNNNNNNNNNNNNNNNNNNNNNNNNNNNNNNNNNNNNNNNNNNNNNNNNNNNNNNNNNNNNNNNNNNNNNNNNNNNNNNNNNNNNNNNNNNNNNNNNNNNNNNNNNNNNNNNNNNNNNNNNNNNNNNNNNNNNNNNNNNNNNNNNNNNNNNNNNNNNNNNNNNNNNNNNNNNNNNNNNNNNNNNNNNNNNNNNNNNNNNNNNNNNNNNNNNNNNNNNNNNNNNNNNNNNNNNNNNNNNNNNNNNNNNNNNNNNNNNNNNNNNNNNNNNNNNNNNNNNNNNNNNNNNNNNNNNNNNNNNNNNNNNNNNNNNNNNNNNNNNNNNNNNNNNNNNNNNNNNNNNNNNNNNNNNNNNNNNNNNNNNNNNNNNNNNNNNNNNNNNNNNNNNNNNNNNNNNNNNNNNNNNNNNNNNNNNNNNNNNNNNNNNNNNNNNNNNNNNNNNNNNNNNNNNNNNNNNNNNNNNNNNNNNNNNNNNNNNNNNNNNNNNNNNNNNNNNNNNNNNNNNNNNNNNNNNNNNNNNNNNNNNNNNNNNNNNNNNNNNNNNNNNNNNNNNNNNNNNNNNNNNNNNNNNNNNNNNNNNNNNNNNNNNNNNNNNNNNNNNNNNNNNNNNNNNNNNNNNNNNNNNNNNNNNNNNNNNNNNNNNNNNNNNNNNNNNNNNNNNNNNNNNNNNNNNNNNNNNNNNNNNNNNNNNNNNNNNNNNNNNNNNNNNNNNNNNNNNNNNNNNNNNNNNNNNNNNNNNNNNNNNNNNNNNNNNNNNNNNNNNNNNNNNNNNNNNNNNNNNNNNNNNNNNNNNNNNNNNNNNNNNNNNNNNNNNNNNNNNNNNNNNNNNNNNNNNNNNNNNNNNNNNNNNNNNNNNNNNNNNNNNNNNNNNNNNNNNNNNNNNNNNNNNNNNNNNNNNNNNNNNNNNNNNNNNNNNNNNNNNNNNNNNNNNNNNNNNNNNNNNNNNNNNNNNNNNNNNNNNNNNNNNNNNNNNNNNNNNNNNNNNNNNNNNNNNNNNNNNNNNNNNNNNNNNNNNNNNNNNNNNNNNNNNNNNNNNNNNNNNNNNNNNNNNNNNNNNNNNNNNNNNNNNNNNNNNNNNNNNNNNNNNNNNNNNNNNNNNNNNNNNNNNNNNNNNNNNNNNNNNNNNNNNNNNNNNNNNNNNNNNNNNNNNNNNNNNNNNNNNNNNNNNNNNNNNNNNNNNNNNNNNNNNNNNNNNNNNNNNNNNNNNNNNNNNNNNNNNNNNNNNNNNNNNNNNNNNNNNNNNNNNNNNNNNNNNNNNNNNNNNNNNNNNNNNNNNNNNNNNNNNNNNNNNNNNNNNNNNNNNNNNNNNNNNNNNNNNNNNNNNNNNNNNNNNNNNNNNNNNNNNNNNNNNNNNNNNNNNNNNNNNNNNNNNNNNNNNNNNNNNNNNNNNNNNNNNNNNNNNNNNNNNNNNNNNNNNNNNNNNNNNNNNNNNNNNNNNNNNNNNNNNNNNNNNNNNNNNNNNNNNNNNNNNNNNNNNNNNNNNNNNNNNNNNNNNNNNNNNNNNNNNNNNNNNNNNNNNNNNNNNNNNNNNNNNNNNNNNNNNNNNNNNNNNNNNNNNNNNNNNNNNNNNNNNNNNNNNNNNNNNNNNNNNNNNNNNNNNNNNNNNNNNNNNNNNNNNNNNNNNNNNNNNNNNNNNNNNNNNNNNNNNNNNNNNNNNNNNNNNNNNNNNNNNNNNNNNNNNNNNNNNNNNNNNNNNNNNNNNNNNNNNNNNNNNNNNNNNNNNNNNNNNNNNNNNNNNNNNNNNNNNNNNNNNNNNNNNNNNNNNNNNNNNNNNNNNNNNNNNNNNNNNNNNNNNNNNNNNNNNNNNNNNNNNNNNNNNNNNNNNNNNNNNNNNNNNNNNNNNNNNNNNNNNNNNNNNNNNNNNNNNNNNNNNNNNNNNNNNNNNNNNNNNNNNNNNNNNNNNNNNNNNNNNNNNNNNNNNNNNNNNNNNNNNNNNNNNNNNNNNNNNNNNNNNNNNNNNNNNNNNNNNNNNNNNNNNNNNNNNNNNNNNNNNNNNNNNNNNNNNNNNNNNNNNNNNNNNNNNNNNNNNNNNNNNNNNNNNNNNNNNNNNNNNNNNNNNNNNNNNNNNNNNNNNNNNNNNNNNNNNNNNNNNNNNNNNNNNNNNNNNNNNNNNNNNNNNNNNNNNNNNNNNNNNNNNNNNNNNNNNNNNNNNNNNNNNNNNNNNNNNNNNNNNNNNNNNNNNNNNNNNNNNNNNNNNNNNNNNNNNNNNNNNNNNNNNNNNNNNNNNNNNNNNNNNNNNNNNNNNNNNNNNNNNNNNNNNNNNNNNNNNNNNNNNNNNNNNNNNNNNNNNNNNNNNNNNNNNNNNNNNNNNNNNNNNNNNNNNNNNNNNNNNNNNNNNNNNNNNNNNNNNNNNNNNNNNNNNNNNNNNNNNNNNNNNNNNNNNNNNNNNNNNNNNNNNNNNNNNNNNNNNNNNNNNNNNNNNNNNNNNNNNNNNNNNNNNNNNNNNNNNNNNNNNNNNNNNNNNNNNNNNNNNNNNNNNNNNNNNNNNNNNNNNNNNNNNNNNNNNNNNNNNNNNNNNNNNNNNNNNNNNNNNNNNNNNNNNNNNNNNNNNNNNNNNNNNNNNNNNNNNNNNNNNNNNNNNNNNNNNNNNNNNNNNNNNNNNNNNNNNNNNNNNNNNNNNNNNNNNNNNNNNNNNNNNNNNNNNNNNNNNNNNNNNNNNNNNNNNNNNNNNNNNNNNNNNNNNNNNNNNNNNNNNNNNNNNNNNNNNNNNNNNNNNNNNNNNNNNNNNNNNNNNNNNNNNNNNNNNNNNNNNNNNNNNNNNNNNNNNNNNNNNNNNNNNNNNNNNNNNNNNNNNNNNNNNNNNNNNNNNNNNNNNNNNNNNNNNNNNNNNNNNNNNNNNNNNNNNNNNNNNNNNNNNNNNNNNNNNNNNNNNNNNNNNNNNNNNNNNNNNNNNNNNNNNNNNNNNNNNNNNNNNNNNNNNNNNNNNNNNNNNNNNNNNNNNNNNNNNNNNNNNNNNNNNNNNNNNNNNNNNNNNNNNNNNNNNNNNNNNNNNNNNNNNNNNNNNNNNNNNNNNNNNNNNNNNNNNNNNNNNNNNNNNNNNNNNNNNNNNNNNNNNNNNNNNNNNNNNNNNNNNNNNNNNNNNNNNNNNNNNNNNNNNNNNNNNNNNNNNNNNNNNNNNNNNNNNNNNNNNNNNNNNNNNNNNNNNNNNNNNNNNNNNNNNNNNNNNNNNNNNNNNNNNNNNNNNNNNNNNNNNNNNNNNNNNNNNNNNNNNNNNNNNNNNNNNNNNNNNNNNNNNNNNNNNNNNNNNNNNNNNNNNNNNNNNNNNNNNNNNNNNNNNNNNNNNNNNNNNNNNNNNNNNNNNNNNNNNNNNNNNNNNNNNNNNNNNNNNNNNNNNNNNNNNNNNNNNNNNNNNNNNNNNNNNNNNNNNNNNNNNNNNNNNNNNNNNNNNNNNNNNNNNNNNNNNNNNNNNNNNNNNNNNNNNNNNNNNNNNNNNNNNNNNNNNNNNNNNNNNNNNNNNNNNNNNNNNNNNNNNNNNNNNNNNNNNNNNNNNNNNNNNNNNNNNNNNNNNNNNNNNNNNNNNNNNNNNNNNNNNNNNNNNNNNNNNNNNNNNNNNNNNNNNNNNNNNNNNNNNNNNNNNNNNNNNNNNNNNNNNNNNNNNNNNNNNNNNNNNNNNNNNNNNNNNNNNNNNNNNNNNNNNNNNNNNNNNNNNNNNNNNNNNNNNNNNNNNNNNNNNNNNNNNNNNNNNNNNNNNNNNNNNNNNNNNNNNNNNNNNNNNNNNNNNNNNNNNNNNNNNNNNNNNNNNNNNNNNNNNNNNNNNNNNNNNNNNNNNNNNNNNNNNNNNNNNNNNNNNNNNNNNNNNNNNNNNNNNNNNNNNNNNNNNNNNNNNNNNNNNNNNNNNNNNNNNNNNNNNNNNNNNNNNNNNNNNNNNNNNNNNNNNNNNNNNNNNNNNNNNNNNNNNNNNNNNNNNNNNNNNNNNNNNNNNNNNNNNNNNNNNNNNNNNNNNNNNNNNNNNNNNNNNNNNNNNNNNNNNNNNNNNNNNNNNNNNNNNNNNNNNNNNNNNNNNNNNNNNNNNNNNNNNNNNNNNNNNNNNNNNNNNNNNNNNNNNNNNNNNNNNNNNNNNNNNNNNNNNNNNNN includes:
- the LOC116001685 gene encoding AT-hook motif nuclear-localized protein 20-like, with translation MWWGGQVGLPAAAGICSPLLTKELSLITESNNNGDNSNEESRENYDNNEEEDECREGAVLEVGTKRPRGRPPGSKNKPKPPIFVTRDTPNGLRSHVMEIAGGTDVAESIAQFARRRQRGVCVLSGNGAVANVTLRQPTAAGAAVMLQGRFEILSLAGTFLPGPSPPGATGLTVYLAGVQGQVVGGSVVGPLVAAGPVMVIAATFANATYERLPILEDDPPDSAAQFPIESPPPPPPAGADHHGLPEPSSSLPLYNLTPNLFPHGAQLSPHDAYAWQHPRLSNF